GGCATTCTCAATCGCAATCGCCATGCGCGAGGCAACGAGTTCCAGCAAGCGCCTCTGGTCGTCCGTGAAGTTGGACGGCAACTCGGATTCGATATCGAGGACGCCGATGACCTTGTTTTTGACAATCAAGGGCACGGCGAGTTCGCTGCGCACCTCAGGGTTGGCATTGATATAGTTCGAGATCTCGGTGACATCGTCAATCCGTATGGAAGCCCGGCGCTCAGCGGCTTCTCCTACTACTCCCTGGCCTATCCTGATGCGCATCCGCTCGATCTCTGGAGTGTGGCCCACCTGGAAGCGCATCCAGAGTTCCTGCGTACGGTCATTGAGGAGTAGAACGGCAAAGATGCGGTAGTCCACGACCGCGCGCACCAGATCCGCAACGCGGTGCATGAGCGTCTGCAGGTCCAGCGTTGTGTTGAGGGCGTCTGCAAGGCGATGCAGAAAATCTGTATGGCTGGCTTCAATACGGATGTTCGGAGACACCGGTGTGTCGATCGCCGCAGGACGGTAATCTCCTTCGAAATCAGCCACAACCTCTGATTTCGACGCGTCGCTCTCTTCCGGCAATGGACGGTTCGGTGTCGTGGATGAAGAGAATCTACCCATCGAATCTAGTAGCCCGTCGCTTGTGTGGAATTTGCGTCCGTCTTGCCCGAAAGTTCATGCACGATGCGGACACTGGCGGAGGCACCGATACGCGTTGCTCCGGCTGCGAGCATCGCACGCGCGTCTTCCAGGGTACGAATGCCGCCCGAAGCCTTGACCCCGGCCCGCGTACCCGCAACGCCACGCATGAGTTGAATGTCATCGGCCGTCGCGCCGCCGGTGGAGAAGCCTGTGCTGGTCTTGATAAAGTCTGCGCCTGCGGAGATGGCAATCTCTGAAGCGCGAAGTTTTTCCTCAAAGGTAAGAAGGCAGGTCTCCAGAATGACCTTCAGAATAGCGCCACGATCATGCACCAGAGAGGCGATCTGTGCGATCTCAATTTTGACTGTTTTGAAATCTTCCGACTTCAATGCACCGATGTTGAGCACCATATCGACATCATGCGCACCGATCTTCGTCACGCGGTCTGCCTCATCCAGCTTGGAACTTGGAAGCGATGCGCCGAGAGGGAAGCCAACTACAACGCCAACGGGCACGCCCGTACCCTTTAGAGCCGAGATGGCTACTTCGGTCCAGAAGGGGTTGATCATGGCACAGGCAAAACGGTATTCGGCAGCTTCCGCGCAGATCTTTTCCACCTGCGTTCTGGTGGCATCTGCTTTGAGCAGAGTGTGATCCAAAACAGCAGCCAGCGATCGAGCCGAAGAGAGGGCCTGTGCGCTGAAAGCGGATGCGTCGAAAACGATCGATGTTGCGGCCATATAAATCCTTCCAATTCCGCGCACGTTTTGCGTGCGAGGTACATGTCCATCCTATCGCTGTGAAGAGGATCGATGCTATCAGGCAACGTGCCTGGCAAACTTAAACGCCGCTTCCAGGTCGTCCCGAAGGTGACGGAAGAGAAGGTCCCGCGTGGCGTGATCACGGGCGCGAAGGACTGCAGAGGGATGCACCGTCGCCATAACGTGCTCGGCAAAAGGAGTTGACAGAATCTTCCCGCGGTCGCGCATCAGGCCGAAGGTGCCTCCGAGGATCGATTTTGCCGCCGAAGCTCCAAGGCAGAGAACGATCTTTGGCTTGATGGCATCGAACTCGGCCAGAAGCCAGGGGCGACAGGCAGTGATCTCTGACATCCTTGGATTCTTGTGTAAACGGCGCTTTCCATTCCTCACAAACTTGAAGTGCTTGACCGCGTTGGTCACGTAGATCTGGGCAGGATCGAGCGAAATCTCCGCAAGGGCGCGGTGCAGGACCTCTCCGGCAGGATCGACGAAGGGCTTTCCCTGCAGGTCTTCCTGATCCCCGGGCTGTTCTCCCACCAGCATGATGGAGACGGTTGCCCGTCCGGCACCGGGAACGACCTGTGTCGCGCACCGATAAAGCTCGCATCCACGGCAGTGGGGCAAAGCTTCGCGAATCGCCGTGAGATTGTGTTTGGCCGGAACGAATGGGGCCGCTGTGCTGATTCCACTCTCTGACTGCACCATCTGGTCACTCCGCATTTAGTATAGCGAAGAAAAGGCGAATTTATGAGGTCTCGTTCTAATGTCCCGCATCTTCGGGGAAGAGACGGATATCCGGCACATTACGGTACTTTTCCGCATAATCCATGCCGTAGCCGATGACAAACTTGTTCGGAATCTTGAAGCAAACGTAGTCCGCTTCGATGGGAACGAGGCG
This genomic stretch from Terriglobus saanensis SP1PR4 harbors:
- a CDS encoding UdgX family uracil-DNA binding protein (This protein belongs to the uracil DNA glycosylase superfamily, members of which act in excision repair of DNA. However, it belongs more specifically to UdgX branch, whose founding member was found to bind uracil in DNA (where it does not belong), without cleaving it, appears to promote DNA repair by a pathway involving RecA, rather than base excision.), giving the protein MVQSESGISTAAPFVPAKHNLTAIREALPHCRGCELYRCATQVVPGAGRATVSIMLVGEQPGDQEDLQGKPFVDPAGEVLHRALAEISLDPAQIYVTNAVKHFKFVRNGKRRLHKNPRMSEITACRPWLLAEFDAIKPKIVLCLGASAAKSILGGTFGLMRDRGKILSTPFAEHVMATVHPSAVLRARDHATRDLLFRHLRDDLEAAFKFARHVA
- the deoC gene encoding deoxyribose-phosphate aldolase; translation: MAATSIVFDASAFSAQALSSARSLAAVLDHTLLKADATRTQVEKICAEAAEYRFACAMINPFWTEVAISALKGTGVPVGVVVGFPLGASLPSSKLDEADRVTKIGAHDVDMVLNIGALKSEDFKTVKIEIAQIASLVHDRGAILKVILETCLLTFEEKLRASEIAISAGADFIKTSTGFSTGGATADDIQLMRGVAGTRAGVKASGGIRTLEDARAMLAAGATRIGASASVRIVHELSGKTDANSTQATGY